A window of the Salvia splendens isolate huo1 unplaced genomic scaffold, SspV2 ctg521, whole genome shotgun sequence genome harbors these coding sequences:
- the LOC121790459 gene encoding mannose-1-phosphate guanylyltransferase 1-like: protein MKALILVGGFGTRLRPLTLSVPKPLVDFGNKPMILHQIEALKAIGVTEVVLAINYQPEVMMNFLKDFEAKLGIKITCSQETEPLGTAGPLALARDKLIDDSGEPFFVLNSDVISEYPLKDMIEFHKSHGGEASIMVTKVDEPSKYGVVIMEESTGQVERFVEKPKIFVGNKINAGIYLLNPSVLDCIELRPTSIEKEVFPKIAAEKKLYAMVLSGFWMDIGQPKDYISGLRLYLDSLRKQSSPLLASGTNIIGNVLVDETAKIGEGCLIGPDVAIGPGCVVESGVRLSRCTVMRGVRIKKHACVSGSIIGWHSTVGQWARAENMTILGEDVHVGDEVYSNGGVVLPHKEIKSSILKPEIVM from the exons ATGAAGGCACTTATTCTTGTTGGAGGGTTTGGAACCAGATTGAGGCCGTTGACACTCAGCGTGCCAAAGCCACTTGTTGATTTTGGCAACAAGCCCATGATTTTGCATCAG ATAGAAGCCCTCAAGGCTATTGGGGTTACTGAAGTGGTCTTGGCAATCAATTATCAGCCAGAG GTAATGATGAACTTCTTGAAGGATTTCGAGGCAAAGCTCGGGATAAAGATTACATGCTCACAAGAGACCGAGCCTCTCGGTACTGCAGGTCCCCTTGCTTTAGCTAGGGACAAACTTATTGATGACTCTGGCGAGCCATTTTTCGTACTTAACAGTGATGTCATCAGTGAATACCCGCTAAAAGACATGATCGAATTCCACAAATCCCACGGAGGAGAGGCTTCTATCATGGTAACCAAG GTGGACGAGCCTTCAAAATATGGCGTTGTCATTATGGAAGAGTCGACCGGACAGGTTGAGAGGTTTGTCGAGAAGCCAAAGATATTCGTGGGTAACAAGATCAATGCTGGCATCTATCTGCTCAACCCCTCAGTTCTGGACTGTATTGAGTTACGACCAACCTCCATCGAAAAAGAGGTGTTCCCAAAAATCGCAGCTGAGAAAAAGCTGTACGCGATGGTGCTGTCGGGATTCTGGATGGACATCGGGCAGCCAAAGGATTACATCTCTGGCCTGAGACTTTACTTAGACTCCTTGAGGAAGCAGTCGTCTCCGCTGCTGGCCTCTGGCACTAATATAATCGGCAACGTCTTGGTGGACGAAACTGCCAAAATCGGGGAGGGATGCTTGATCGGCCCCGATGTTGCAATTGGTCCCGGTTGCGTTGTCGAGTCGGGCGTGAGGCTGTCTCGCTGCACAGTCATGCGGGGAGTCCGGATCAAGAAACACGCTTGTGTTTCGGGCAGTATCATCGGCTGGCACTCCACTGTCGGCCAGTGGGCTCGCGCGGAGAACATGACCATCCTAGGCGAAGATGTCCACGTCGGGGATGAGGTCTACAGCAACGGCGGCGTGGTCTTGCCTCACAAGGAGATCAAGTCCAGCATCCTGAAGCCAGAGATTGTGATGTGA
- the LOC121790464 gene encoding protein YIPF1 homolog produces MDESFTNIPSSHFVGSVPAVISEDKKPANPPEVPGANLQIFPPNTNNGQGYQTIGGPSGNADDGGPQPTNNWKGLFSIYSYTQYFNVDTDVVLNRLISSLYPTTGDFVNKIDANPDLYGLVWISTTLVFVIASLGNCATYLMHSKGNPNITWAFDVNYVNVAAGSIYGYALIVPLGYYFLLQYLGASVSLVRFWCLWGYSLFIFILISFLLLIPLEFLRWIIILVAGAASASFVSLNLKNYVQTTDTMIVVVSAFVLQMGLSIFIKMWFFP; encoded by the exons GCTGTTATTAGTGAAGATAAGAAACCGGCTAACCCGCCAGAAG TTCCAGGAGCAAACTTGCAAATATTTCCCCCCAATACTAATAATGGTCAGGGCTACCAAACAATAGGTGGTCCCAGCGGTAATGCCG ATGATGGTGGTCCACAGCCAACAAACAACTGGAAGGGATTATTCAGCATCTATTCATACACACAATATTTTAATGTAGACACTGACGTTGTTTTAAACAGATTGATAAGTTCTTTGTATCCTACAACCGGAGACTTTGTCAACAAGATTGATGCAAACCCAGACCT CTATGGGCTTGTCTGGATCTCTACTACATTGGTTTTTGTGATTGCCTCGCTTGGAAATTGTGCCACCTACTTAATGCATAGCAAAGGCAACCCAAATATCACATGGGCATTTGATGTCAACTATGTAAATGTCGCAGCAGGCTCCATTTATGGTTATGCACTCATAGTTCCGCTGGGATATTACTTTTTGCTTCAGTACTTGGGTGCAAGTGTCAGCCTCGTACGTTTTTGGTGCTTGTGGGGATATTCCCTTTTCATTTTTATCTTGATTTCT TTTCTGTTGCTGATTCCCCTTGAATTTCTTCGGTGGATTATCATATTGGTTGCTGGTGCTGCATCAGCCAGCTTTGTCAGTTTGAACCTCAAGAATTATGTACAAACCACAGATACTATGATTGTGGTCGTCTCAGCATTCGTGCTGCAAATGGGTTTGTCAATCTTCATCAAGATGTGGTTTTTCCCCTGA